The genomic region TTCCTTCTTCTTTCATCCAGGGAAAGTTTCCACCGAACATTAATGTGACTACCTTTTTGTGTATGTCGTTCCAAGCCCAATGGCAGAATCCTTCTGGCATTTCACCATCTTCGCCAACAATGAACTCTTGGCCTTCCTTGAACACCCTGCATGCTTCAATTGACTGCCCCATCGGAGGGTTATCACCGAAAATCTGGGTTGAATCTGTCTTTTTCACTACTGTAATCTTCACTCTGCTGCTTTCTACCATAAGACCACCGCCGTTACTTCTCCTGCCAGATTTATTAATCTTGATCTGGCGCTACACTTTTTCATCTAGACATGCATGCTTCTTCTTAATCGGAAAATTCTTCAGCACAATCGTAGGATTTGTAAAAGCTCGACGTCAAATCATAAGCGAAGGCGTCGAGTCAGTCGTTCATTATGCTTCGGAGAAGGATAAGTCTTCCAAACAAAAATAATTCCCCTCTTTTTATAACACTCATACGAAAAGGCTCATTCTAAAGCTCTTTCTTCATGACCAAGGCGTCTTCAGTTAGATAATATTGGTTTTTCCGTCCGGTCTCTTTAAACCCCATCTTGAGATAGAATCTCTTCGCTATCGAATTGGACGCACGAACCTCCAGCCAGATTTCTTGCACGCTTTCCTTCCGCAGACATCTGATACTAGCGTCCACCAACGTTTTACCCACCCTATAACGTCTATGCTTTGGATCTACCGCTATATTCAGCAGGTGTCCACGTTTTATTAACCGTAGCTTTAGAAGATCCATAGTCTTCATCACCTCTACTATAACATAACCTACGACTTTCGCATTCCTGACCGCCACATGAAATCTACTGCCATCTCGTTGATGGGCAAGCTCAAATTCACTTCTCGACCAAGGGTCGTTAAACGATCTTCGCTCAATATTTTCGATACTATCCAGATCAGACCTTTCAAAGGGTCTAATTGTAGTTTCCATAGATGAGGGAAATGTTTGATTTTTCTCCATACCCTCTTACGTAAGCGTGGTTTTCGATTAATCTTTGCGTGTTTGCATGCATGCAACGAGAAATGCAATGGTTGTGCTTTTCTATGTTAGCAGTGGAGATGTCTCCCGCACAACCCCATTTTTAGGGTCTTGTATTCATCGAAATAGAACTTTCTTCCAAAAATGCTAATACTCTCTAAGACATATTCTGTTTTTTGAAGGAGGAAACTAATGCAAGGAATTAATGCACCGTGGAAAATCAAAAGGAAGCTGCTAGTTAAGGCTGAAGAAAAAACTGATGCCCAATATGGTTGCAGGCCTGAAGAACGTCCTATCAAAGACTATGTCCGGCTTGGAGTAATAAACTTGGATAAAACATCTGGGCCGTCCAGCCACGAAGTTGCAGCTTGGGTTAAGCGTATCTTAAACATCGGACATGCTGGTCACGGTGGGACCCTAGGGGCTTCCGTTTAGCAAGCCAGGGAAATCCCAAGGTGACTGGTGTTCTGCCTGTTGCTTTAGTGGAATCCACAAAGGTGGTTCAAGCGCTTCTTTTAAG from Candidatus Bathyarchaeota archaeon harbors:
- a CDS encoding TIGR04076 family protein, coding for MVESSRVKITVVKKTDSTQIFGDNPPMGQSIEACRVFKEGQEFIVGEDGEMPEGFCHWAWNDIHKKVVTLMFGGNFPWMKEEGTSVSCCTDGLRPVIFELRRIE
- the rimI gene encoding ribosomal protein S18-alanine N-acetyltransferase codes for the protein MEKNQTFPSSMETTIRPFERSDLDSIENIERRSFNDPWSRSEFELAHQRDGSRFHVAVRNAKVVGYVIVEVMKTMDLLKLRLIKRGHLLNIAVDPKHRRYRVGKTLVDASIRCLRKESVQEIWLEVRASNSIAKRFYLKMGFKETGRKNQYYLTEDALVMKKEL